Within the bacterium genome, the region AGCTCTTCTATATCCTTTTCTTCCTCTTCCATGATTATCCTCCTATGGCATTAGCTGCGGGTAACCCGCTATAATTGTTTGCAAAACTTTTAAGAAGGCTTCTTTCAATTAAGCTGTAACTTTCTGTTAAATAAAAACGCACAAATACATCATAGTTACTGATAAATTTCCCCAAGCACTTATTTTTTAATTTATTACCCGTATAGTTTGCTGTTCGCTTACGCAGGTTTTTGGAAGAACCAATGTATATAACATTACTCCTGCAATTTGGATAATCAATTTTTGATGAAATGGAGAGTTCATAAACTCCAGATTCAGTCGGAATTTTAGTGAAATATTTTTTTGATAACAGTATGTAATCGCTAAAAGTTATATCCTTTCCATGATAAGTAGCTTTTTCTCTATAGTTGGGAATATTAAGTAATTTTCTGCAATTGCATATCGTTCTGATGGATAAATGTACCCCCACTTGGGTCAACAAATATTGAATATCCTTGTCTTTTAAGGCATTTTTATTATTGTCAACTATTTCTTTAATGAGGAATGCGTAATATTTTTTTTTGAGATAAATAAATTCCTAAGATTTATGAGCTGACTTTGAGGATTCATAACCAGTAAATTTGAAATCAACCTTGAAAGTCGGGTTTGATCAAGATATTGTAAAGGATATAAGGATAAAAATTGTTTTAAGGTCAAAGGTTTTAAGTCTGCCTCTCTGCCAGAAGACCAATATTTACTCTGGTAATGAAGAAGACTTTTTAAAATATGTAAAGAAAATGTATTCCTGGTATTGATCCATTTCAATGAACATATTGTTTTATTTCCAGTACAATTTTGGGTCGAATAGATATTCTTTAAATGTTCATCTGAAATCTCAAAATACAAAGTTTCATCTTTAATTA harbors:
- a CDS encoding GIY-YIG nuclease family protein, with protein sequence MGVHLSIRTICNCRKLLNIPNYREKATYHGKDITFSDYILLSKKYFTKIPTESGVYELSISSKIDYPNCRSNVIYIGSSKNLRKRTANYTGNKLKNKCLGKFISNYDVFVRFYLTESYSLIERSLLKSFANNYSGLPAANAIGG